CTTTGGCGTAGTTCATGTTTTGATATTCCACCTGCGCCAACCCCAGTAAGGTGGCGGCCTTCAGGTCGCGTGTTTGCTGATGATTCCGATAGAGAATGATCAAAATAATCAGCGCTAAAACAACGCCCACAACAATCATCACCTGCTTGGAATTTTCTTCTAAATAGGTCTTTGCGTTTAAAGCCGCCTCTACAAATTTATCTTCTTTCAATGCCTTTTTGGTGATCTTTTTCTTTTGTGGCTTTAACATAAAAATCTCCTTCTTGACTTCGTTACAGGTTTTATTCTAAATAATTAAAAGTTACAAATTTAAAGACTGAACTAAATATAATCAAATTCAATTTTTAGACAAAACTTATTCTTTGTTTTTCCGGTGGTTTTTGCTGGGCGTGGGGATACTGGTTCATTTTATTGGGGGAAAGGCAGTGGTTGAGGGGGAACCGTTTTAACGGTTTGCGAATTTTCACAGGGCAGTTTTTTTCACAGTATAAGATAAATTGGACAAAGATAGCGGTTGAGCGCGGTTAACGGTGTGCCGGCTCTCTCGCCTTTTTGTGGGCGGGGCGCCATCGTTGTTCGAATTTTGTCCACCGTTTCAACGGTGTAAAAACGCATAATGTACGGTATCATAAACGTGCCGTTGGAGAAGGCCGGAAAACCGTTTTAACGGTTTGCGGCGCCTTTCACCTTCCGTTTTTTAAACGCATTGAACACCTAAAGCGACTCTGAAACCCGGAATCAATTTAACCCCAGCGAACACAGATATGACGCCGAAAGCGCCATGACCGTACATAAACATTTGGATTATTAAGACAAGAATTGCTGCGCCGATCTCTAAAGGGCGCTACATCTTAATTTTCCCGGCGGCTTCCTCTTTACTGCCTACTGCTTACTGCTTACCGCATTCTGGCATGAATTTTTCTGCAGTTGTGAAAAAGAGATTAAAAGACAGGAAAAAACCTCCCTGTTTTTAAGTTCAGTCCATTCCCTGAATCCTCCTCCCGTTCGTGCCCCTGGAGAGATTCGAACTCCCGACACAAGGCTTAGGAAGCCTCTGCTCTATCCTCTGAGCTACAGGGGCAATTTTCGCCTGCAAATTTAAATTAGAAACAGGTAGAATACAAACAAAAATTATTCGTTCCGATATTTTGAGGGGCTGAATTCATTCAGGTAGCAGCTATTTGCGTCAAATAATTGATCAAGCCGATTAAAAAATCATCTCTGCTTAAGTTTATTTGGCTGCGGCTGTGCTGTCTTAGCGTGAACTCAAGTTATCATTTGGAAAAGTTGGCGGAATGGAAGTCCGCCAACTTCATATCATACAGAATTTAGTGAGGGTCGTTCTCATTGTGCATGTGTTCATGGCCTTCTTCATGTTCGCCTTCTTTATGCATGCCTTCCATTTTTTCCATCCGTTCGTGTAAAGCGGCCAGCGTTTTTTCCGGATTGGCTTTAAAAGTATCCACACACTTCGGACCGCAAAAACCGTAAACTTTATCTGCATAGTGAACGGTATCGGCAACTTCGGCGTCCGTTTTTAAAATCATTCCGCAGGCTGGACAGATATTGGTTTCCAGTTCTGCCAGCTTAAACTTGGCCTGCTCAACAGTCTGCGGCTGCTCCTGAACGGTTTGCTCCGCTTTCTCCTGCTTTTCGCAACCTAACAACAAAGCAACCGCAGCCGTTAATATAATGAAATACCTCATTTTGTTCCTCCTGCTTAATGAATTAGCCCACTAAAATTTGATCAATGTTTGCACCGGATAGCCCTCTAACTTTTTAATCCCCTCTAAAAAGGTCAATTCGATTAAAAAGCAAATAGAAGCAATCTGTCCTCCACAGCGTTCGATTAATTGAGCGGCGGCCACAGCGGTTCCTCCGGTAGCCAATAAATCATCGATCAGTACTACTTTCTGTCCTGTTTTTACAGCATCCTGATGAATTTCCAGCGCATCCGTGCCATATTCCAATTCGTACGTTTCTTTAAACGTTTTGTATGGTAATTTTCCGGGCTTACGAATTGGTACAAACCCTTTGTTCAGCTTCAGAGCAAGAGCGGCGCCAAAAATAAAGCCGCGCGACTCCACAGCAGCAACTACATCAATATTTGTGTTCTTCAAGACATCTGCGAACAATTCAACGGAAAGAGCAAATAGCTCTGCGTTCTGAAGGACGGGCGTGATGTCTTTAAAAAGGATGCCCTCTTTTGGAAAATCAGGCACATCCCGAATGGCATTCTTTATACGTTCCACTTTGTTTTCCATGCTCTAATTCCTTTATTTAAAAAGCAATTTCAAATGAACGATATTTATCCGACGGTATATCCAGCTCTTCGATATCCATATCAACCACATAAGCAAAGCCAGGGCCGCGGTTCAGTTCCTGAATAAATTGATTCAAAACCGCTTCTTCGCCTTGCGCCAAGACTTCCACATTTCCATCTGGCAGATTGCGTACATAGCCCGTTAGCCCCAACTCACGGGCTGCCTGTCGGGCAAACCAGCGATAACCAACGCCCTGTACGCGTCCTTTGACAATAATTTTTAGCGTCTTTTTCATGCGATCATCGATAATAGTTTTTGCATGGCTTCTTCGGCAGATTGAGCCGTCGGCATCGTCGGTTCCACATCCCACGTATAAATGCCAACCAACGGTTTTTCAAGCTGCAGAGCAAAAGCAATTTCGGAAAGCGTGCCGAACTTTCCATCAATGGCAATCAATCCTTCTGCCGCGCGCACCACCAGCAGGTTTCGCGCAATGCCCAATCCCGTTGGAATGGCCACCTGAATATAAGGATTCGCCTCGCTGGTGTCTTCCCCAAGCAAAATGCCAACTGTTAAGCCGCCCTGTTCTGCACATCCCCGGGCTGCGGCCTCCATAATTCCGCCGCGCCCGCCGCACACCAGGCCATAACTATTTTTAGCAATCAACCGCCCTACCTGATAGGCAATCTCTTCCAGTTCCGGCGTAGCGTCCCTCCCGCCGATCACACCAATAAGCTTTTTCATCATCACGGATAAATTCTTTGCAACAATCGTGGAAACGGAATGGTCTCGCGCACGTGTTTGGTTCCGGTAATCCAGGCTACCGTTCGCTCGATGCCCAGACCAAAACCGGCGTGCGGAACGGATCCGTATTTACGCAAATCCAGATACCATTCAAAATCTTTCTCATCTAAGTTGTGCTCGCGAATACGCTGCAATAAGGTGTCGTAATCATCTTCACGCTGCGAACCGCCAATGATTTCGCCGTAACCTTCAGGCGCCAGCATATCCATGGCCAGCGCAAATTGCGGTTCTTGCGGATCGCGTTTCATGTAAAAAGCCTTTATTTCCGCCGGATAGTGGTGAATTATAACCGGCTTGTCAAATTCTTCCGACAAAATCGTTTCATCTGCCCCGCCAAAGTCATCGCCATACGGAAAATCAACGCCATGTTTCTTCAATATTTCAACCGCTTCATTGTAGTGAATTTTAGGAAACGGCGGAACGGTGTTCTCCAGTATCTTCGTATCGCGCTCCAGTGTTTCCAGCTCTGCCCTGCGATTTTTCAAAACGGTCTGCACGATGTACGAAACGAATTCTTCTGCCAGCTGCATGTCGTCCTGCAGGTCAAAATAGGCCACCTCCGGCTCGATCATCCAGAACTCGGTCAGATGCCGACGCGTTTTGGATTTTTCGGCACGAAAGGTCGGGCCAAAACAGTACACGCGCCCAAAGGCCATACAGGCTGCTTCGGCATATAACTGCCCGCTTTGCGTCAAATAGGCCGGCGATCCGAAATAGTCGGTCTTAAAAAGCGTGGTAGTGCCTTCCGCCGCATTAGGCGTAAAGATAGGCGAATCCACCAGAACAAAATCGCGCTCGTTAAAAAATTGACGGGCGGCATTTATAATTTCATGACGAATGCGCAGGATGGCATGCTGCCGTTTGGAGCGAATCCACAAATGACGGTGATCCATCAAAAAATCAATACCGTGCTCTTTTTTAGTAATGGGATAATCCTTTGCGATTTGCACTATTTCAATATCAGAAACGTGCATTTCGTAGCCCAGGGGCGAACGTTTGTCCGCAACCAGTTTACCGGTTACAATCAAAGAAGATTCCTGCGTCAGCAGTTCCGTCTTTTCAAATACTTCGTCAGATACCTCGCTTTTAACTACCACGCATTGAATAATTGCTGAACCGTCGCGCACGAGCAAAAAGCGCACCTTTCCGCTCGATCGCATGTTGTACAGCCAACCTTTTATGGTTACTTCCTGATTTTCGTACTGGGCCGATTGACTGATTCGGATAACAGGTTTCATAGATCGAATCCTTCCTATTCTGTTTCTGCTGCTGTCATCAAATTAGAGTTTCAAATATAAGCAAGGCTTTAAATTTAAGCAAGAATTGTACATCGCCGGTTAATCGACTTTCTTCTCACTGCTAAGAAACTTTTCCAATAAAGCGATATCGTCAGCCGAACCGATATAAAGCGGCGTTCTTTGATGCAATTCTTTTGGCACCACCTCTAAAATGCGCTGTTTGCCGTCAATGGCCCGTCCTCCTGCCTGTTCAACGATAAAAGCCAGCGGATTCGCTTCGTAAAGAAGGCGCAATTTACCTTTCGGCGCCTTCTTGCTCGGCGGATATAAAAAGATGCCGCCGTACAGCAGGTTTCGGTGAAAATCGCTGACCAGAGAACCGATATAGCGGGAATTCATCGGACGGTTTGTGTCGCCATCCACCTGTTTAATGTAGCGCACATACTGCTTGACCGGCTCATCCCAGAACTCAAAATAACTCTCATTGATGCTGTAAATTTTCCCCTTTTTAGGTGTTTTAATATTGGGATGAGAAAGAACAAATTCTCCGTAACTGGGATCCAAGGTAAATCCATATACGCCATTGCCCGTGGTGTAAACCAGCATGGTGCTGGATCCGTAAATAACATATCCTGCGCAAATTTGTTTAAGCCCCTGCTGCAAACAATCCTTTACGCTGCCCGGCCTTCCTTCTGGCGTAACGCGA
This sequence is a window from Caldithrix abyssi DSM 13497. Protein-coding genes within it:
- a CDS encoding YHS domain-containing protein, coding for MRYFIILTAAVALLLGCEKQEKAEQTVQEQPQTVEQAKFKLAELETNICPACGMILKTDAEVADTVHYADKVYGFCGPKCVDTFKANPEKTLAALHERMEKMEGMHKEGEHEEGHEHMHNENDPH
- a CDS encoding adenine phosphoribosyltransferase is translated as MENKVERIKNAIRDVPDFPKEGILFKDITPVLQNAELFALSVELFADVLKNTNIDVVAAVESRGFIFGAALALKLNKGFVPIRKPGKLPYKTFKETYELEYGTDALEIHQDAVKTGQKVVLIDDLLATGGTAVAAAQLIERCGGQIASICFLIELTFLEGIKKLEGYPVQTLIKF
- a CDS encoding acylphosphatase — encoded protein: MKKTLKIIVKGRVQGVGYRWFARQAARELGLTGYVRNLPDGNVEVLAQGEEAVLNQFIQELNRGPGFAYVVDMDIEELDIPSDKYRSFEIAF
- a CDS encoding TIGR00725 family protein, yielding MMKKLIGVIGGRDATPELEEIAYQVGRLIAKNSYGLVCGGRGGIMEAAARGCAEQGGLTVGILLGEDTSEANPYIQVAIPTGLGIARNLLVVRAAEGLIAIDGKFGTLSEIAFALQLEKPLVGIYTWDVEPTMPTAQSAEEAMQKLLSMIA
- the asnS gene encoding asparagine--tRNA ligase; translation: MKPVIRISQSAQYENQEVTIKGWLYNMRSSGKVRFLLVRDGSAIIQCVVVKSEVSDEVFEKTELLTQESSLIVTGKLVADKRSPLGYEMHVSDIEIVQIAKDYPITKKEHGIDFLMDHRHLWIRSKRQHAILRIRHEIINAARQFFNERDFVLVDSPIFTPNAAEGTTTLFKTDYFGSPAYLTQSGQLYAEAACMAFGRVYCFGPTFRAEKSKTRRHLTEFWMIEPEVAYFDLQDDMQLAEEFVSYIVQTVLKNRRAELETLERDTKILENTVPPFPKIHYNEAVEILKKHGVDFPYGDDFGGADETILSEEFDKPVIIHHYPAEIKAFYMKRDPQEPQFALAMDMLAPEGYGEIIGGSQREDDYDTLLQRIREHNLDEKDFEWYLDLRKYGSVPHAGFGLGIERTVAWITGTKHVRETIPFPRLLQRIYP
- the fbp gene encoding class 1 fructose-bisphosphatase — translated: MSGKIITLTRHIIEEQRKYPTATGKFTDLMNDIAFASKLISYHVNKAGLMDILGETGSVNVQGEVVKKLDQFANETLIKALDHNGHTCVMASEESDDIIPIPDEYPLGKYVVVFDPLDGSSNIDANVSVGTIFSVYHRVTPEGRPGSVKDCLQQGLKQICAGYVIYGSSTMLVYTTGNGVYGFTLDPSYGEFVLSHPNIKTPKKGKIYSINESYFEFWDEPVKQYVRYIKQVDGDTNRPMNSRYIGSLVSDFHRNLLYGGIFLYPPSKKAPKGKLRLLYEANPLAFIVEQAGGRAIDGKQRILEVVPKELHQRTPLYIGSADDIALLEKFLSSEKKVD